TGCCGAGCACGCGGACGACGATGGGCGTGCTCACCATCCCCACCACCAGCCAACCGACTCGCCCCCCGAAGATCGAGAGGAAGCCACTCAGGATGCTACGTCCCATCTCTCCTGCTTGTAACTTCCGTCTGAGGCATAGAAGTACCGGCTAGCCCGTCGTTGTCGACCGTTGCCGACCGACTACTCCCGCCCGCGGTCCGCATCGTTCGGAGTATCATGGGCTTTCAGACCCGCCGCCGAAACGCTTCCCTGACCGTATTGTACGCGTACCGGACGGCCGGGCACGGGTCCGAGGTGTCGAGATAGTCGAACCGGGGGTACCGCACGAACGAGGTCAGCACCGACGCCAGCGCCTCGGGCATCGACGGCCGGTCGACGAGGGGCACGTCCTCCCGGAGCACGCTTAGCAGGTAGGATACCTCTCCCATCAGGAGGTGGCCGCCAATGCCCACCTCGTAGCCGGGGTCGACCAGATCGCTGCGGCCGGTCGCGACTAGCCAGTAGTAGAGCGGGAAGTCGGCTCCGGCCTGGACCGCGAACGGCACTGACGACCAGAACCGGGGGTTGATCTCCATCAGCTTGAACTCCCCCGTGGTCGGGTCGCGCTTGAACTCCACGTCGGCGGGGCCGTGCCACTCGAGTTCGTCGAGCAGCGCCAGTCCTGCAGCTTCGAGGGCCGGTTCGTCGACGGACTTCCGGAACGAACTGGTGCCACCGCTGTAGTGGAAGCCCCGAATCTGGCGGTGCTGGAACGTCGCCAGCGCCTCGCCCGAGTCGTACATCGCGCAGAAGCTGTACTCGTCGGTGTCGGGCATGTACTCCTGGATCAGCGGCACGTGGCCCGCAGCGTCGCACAGCGCCTCGACGTTCGGGCGCCTCCCCGGCGGGAGGTAGCTCGTCGCGGGCGGCTGGCGCAGGCCCTCGACGGGTTCGTCGCCGTTGTTCCTGACCGGCTTCGCCTCGGGCGCCGCCGTCGACTCCCGGAAGGCGTCGGCGAGTATCGTGTATCGCCCCTTGACGATGCTCGGCCGGGACCAGTCGTCGCAGTCGGTGAGCAGTTCCGTCTCGGGTATCGCGACGCCGATATCGGCCGCGACGTCGAACAACGCCATACGGTCCTGGACCCGGCACAGCGTCTCGAAATCGGGAAACGGTGTGGCGATGTGCTCGGCGAACTCGTCCCTGTACCGGGAGAGGACGTAGACGTCCTCCTCCCGGAAGGGGAGAATCGTCTGCACGTCGTCGCGGGCGGCGAGGTCCAGCAGTGCGTCCTTGTACGCGACGGCGCTCCGGCACGGCGACGGGACGCGCACCGCCTCGTCGCAGTACCGCGAACAGAACACCTCGGGCGACTCCCGCTCGGAGACGGCGACGGTGTGGACGCCGCGCCTGTGGAGCGACCGGAGCGCGACGAAGGAACTGGGAACGTCGACCGCGCTGACGACGACTGACTTCATTCTTCCTGACGTAGTGGGGTGCGTTGTCTTTGTTATTCAGCCGTTTCGGCGGTTAAGACCGGGTTTCGACGCCGCCCCGGCGCGTCAGGCACGGTAGATGCCGACCGACCAGTGATCGGGACCGAACAGCCAGTCGCCGAATCCGACGTTGCCGTCGACCGCGCAGAGCCAGCCCTCGCCCGTGTACCAGGGGTCGACGTGGTGCATCCGACCGGAGTTCCAGCCGAGCGGTCCGCCGGTGCCCTCGAGAATCGGCGACTCGGGGCGCTCGCGGTCGGCGTACGCCTCGGGCGTGAGCGTCTCGACATCGTAGGCCCGGACCTTGTCGCCGTACTGGGCCGCACAGTCCTGGAAGAAGACCAGGATGCGGTCGTCACCGACGATGGGGCGGCCCCCGGGGCGCGCGCCCTCGGGACGGCCGGAGACCACCGGATTCTCGCGGTGAGGCGTCCACTCGTCGGCGAGCAGGTCGTCGGCGTAGTACGCGCAGAGCTCGTACCGACCGTCGTCGCTGCCCAGAAGCGCCCACCACCGGTCGTCCCACCGGAAGACGACGCAGTCGGCGAGCTGGCGGCCCGGGTCGACGATGGTCGACACCGGAGCCCAGCCGTCGGGCAGCGAGTCGGTCCGGAAGAGTCGAATCGACGCCGGGTCCTTGCGGTCCCAGCGATCGGGAACCATGTAGTAGTCGCCAGCCCACTCGAACACGTACGGGAACGCCAGGTGGACCTCGTCGCGGAGCACCACGCGGTCGTAGGTCCACGACCGACCGGCGTCGCTGGTCGCGTGGCCGACGACGCCGGTCGGTCGCCGGTCGCGGTTGAACACCTCGAAGAAGAGGTGCCAGACCCCGTCGGCGGCGAACAGGAAGGGGTCGGCCACGAACTCCGCGTCGCCGTAATCGTCGACGTCGGCCGCCGTCAGCACGGGGTTGTCGGCAGCCTCGTCGGGCCGGGGCCGGAACGGTCGGCGGCCGTCGTCCGCTGTGAGGTGGCCTGGCCGGATCGCCTTTTCGCCGGCAGGCGGCAGCGTCTCGAATCGTCCGTTCCGAGCCGCGCCGAGTCGGTCCGCGAGGTCGCGGTGGACGAATTCGCCGACGGCCCACGACGCCCGCCGCACCGGCCGGGGCCTACCCGGCATCGGCCTCGCTCCGTGCTCTCTCGTTCCAACCGCCCGCGGCGTCCGCCCGGATCCCGGTGTTCGACCAGGTCCCCGCGGTCCCCGACACCGCTGTTGTCGTGTGTTCCCCCATACATCTTCGGACGACGTACCGTCCCAAAAAAGATGTGTCCGGCATCATATCTGTCGACCCACCGGTCGGCTAACCGCCGCGGGGCAGCGGTCGCGTGCGACTCGACACCGCCGACTCGTTGGCGTACTCGACGTTCCGGACGATGTACGCGTTCAGCGTTCCGTCGTCGTAGACGTGCGCGAACGTCGGGTCGGTCCCGAGTCGTCTGAAGTCGCCCGGCGTGTGCCGCCAGTACTCCCGGTAGGCCGGGTAGAACCGCGGATTCTTGATGCGGCTCAGACGGGTGGTCACGAGGTACCGGCGGTCGGGGTCCGCCTCCGGCGGCATGTCCTCCGCGGTGACGTTGGTGTAATTGAAGTGCATCGGCGCGGGCGGCGCTCGCCACCGTATGGTCCCTTCCGGGTCGCTCTTGCCCTTCTGGAGGGTGTACATCCGGTACTGTTCGACGCCCAACTGGTCGATGATGAGCGACTGGTTCCAGTGGTTGAACACCCACTGCATCCCTTGGACCTCGGCCTCCGTTATCTGGTTGTTCTCCTCGTTGTCGAGGGGCGACCCGTACAGGCCGAACACCGAGAAGAACGCGAACACGAAGAACGAGACGAAGACGATTGGACGCAGGTAGCGCGTGAGGGTCTCGGAGTCGAGGCGGCCGAACAGCGTGTAGAGGCCGCTCCCGATGAGGATGATCGCGGCAAACCTCGCGTACCGGATGATCCGGTTGAACCCGAGGGTCACGTCCACGAAGAACGCGACGACGCCGCCGAAGCTGAACACCACGAACGTCCCGCCGAGGAACGCCTCGATGGGGTCGAATTGGCGCCGCCCCCGAACGACGAGGTAGGCGTAGTAGCACAGGAACACCCCGCCCATGCTGATGATGGCGCCGACGAACCCGTACGTGTAGATGCCGACGAGGGCGACGTCGGCCAATTCGGGCGACGTCCGTCCGAACACGCCCGCGATATGCCCGAACGTTGAGGAGCCCTCCGACATCCCGACGAGGGTGTAGACGATGAGCAGCGTGCTGCCGATGATGGACTCGAAGGAGTAGTACCACGAGAAGAACAGCACGAACGCGATGGATGCAGCGACGACCGACGTCGTCTCGTTGGTCGGTACGTTCACGGAGAATCGCCGACCGCCCAGCAGGGCCAGTTTCAGCAGGACGAGCATCCCGGTGAAGAACACCGTCACCGCCGGGTGGTAGAACGCCACCGCGACGACCGACACCACCAGCGGCAGCCGATATCGGTACAGCGACCGCCCGCGGTACCCCCGGAACACCAGGAAGAACAGGAACGGGACGAGCATGAACGCGAACACGCCCGGGTGGAACTGGACCTGGCTGTAGCCCAGCACCAGCAGCGAGGAGAACGGCAGCACGAACGCCACCTTCCGGAAGTCCGCGAACAGGACGTTCAGCAACGCGTATGTCGAGACGATGTAGAATATCGACATCACCGGCGGCAGGACGTTCACGACCTTCTGGGGTTCGATGCCGGTCACGTAGCTGAACGTCGACGCGAGCAGGTGGATGTTGGGGTAGTAGTTGCTCCGGGGGACGTGTTGGAGGTCGATTATCTGCCGTATCATCCCGATGAACGTGATGATGTCGCCGCGGGCGTAGAGGTGGTACCGGAGCGCCGGGATGACGAGGATGACCAGATTGGCCGCGAGCACGATGAGCAGTCCGTACTTCCAGAACCGACGGCGGTCGTCGTCGTGACGGCTCCCGAAGATGACCAGTTGGCCGACGAAGATGGCGAAGAGCAGCAGGAGCCAGAACGCCGGGGTGTACGCGTCGTACACCGTTATCTCGTAGTCGCCTGCCGCCGGGTTCATGGCGACGAACAGGAGCGCCGTCGCTACCGACGCCGCACCCACAGCCGAGAGAGATTTCAACTTCGTGGCTTGATTCACACCCGACCCCCGCGCATCGCCTCCTAGTCCAATCGCCTCGGTAATGGTTCTTCTGGGGCACCGTGAGCCCTGATACCACCGAACGCGGAGGGTCGACCGACGGTAGCCCGCTACTCGTGCGGTAAACGTGACATTCGTGCCGGAAGAACTGTCACCACGCCGTCCGGGAGAACGGGCGGGCGGTCAAGTACGCCCGACGGGAGGCGTGTCACTCGCGGAAGAAGGGGTGGATTCGCTTCGCCATAAGGTTCGCCGAACCCCGGATAAGGCGAGCCGACCGTCCGGGTAACCCGTCGTTAGGCCGCTACGTCTTTGGCGGTCGCTCTCGATATCACCAACACATGACGCCGGTCGCCATCGCGCTCCTCGCCGTCCTCGCGGTTTCAGTGTTCCTCATCGCGTACGCGTACTTCCTGTATCCCGCCGCGCTCTGGACCGCGACCCGGTTCGTCTCGTCGTCGCGACCGACGCTCGATACCGACGACGCCGACCTGCCGACCGTCTCGCTGGTCGTCGCGGCGTACAACGAGGAGGACGTCATCGCCGAGAAGGTAGAGAACAGCCTCGAACTCGACTACCCCGAGGAGAAGCTCGAAATCGTCGTCTTCTCCGACGCCTCCAGCGACCGGACAGACGACATCGTCCGGTCGTACGCCGACGAGGGGGTCCGGCTCGAACGCATCGAGGGCCGGGTCGGCAAGACCGAGTGCCAGAACCAGGTCGCCGAGATGGTCGACGGCGACGTCCTGGTGTTCTCGGACGCCAACTGCATGTACGAACCCGACGCCATCCGGCGGCTGCTCGCCCGGTTCGACGACGGCGTGGGCTGCGTCGTCGGCGAGCTCCGCCACACCCGGACCGAGGACGACGTCGAGGGCGAGTCGCTCTACTGGCGGTACACCCGGCTCGTCAAGCGGCTGGAGACGAAGCTGGGGTCGGTCGTCAAGGGCAACGGCGCCATCTACGCGGTCCGGAACGAGGACTACGTCCCGCTGCCGGCCGACGCGATGAGCGACTTCGGGGAACCGCTCGCCGTCCGGGAGAACGGCCGGACGGTCAAGTACGCCCACGACGCGGTGGCCCGCGAGCGGACCGCCGGGTCGGTCGAGGCCGAGCAGTCCCGCAAGACCCGGATGGCGACGCGGTCGTGGCACACGATGGCCCAGCACCTCGGCCTCCTCAATCCGCTGCGATACGGCTGGTTCTCGCTGAAGGTGTTCAGCGACACCGTGCTCTGGTGGAGCACGCCGTTCCTGAGCGCGACCGCGTTCCTGAGCGCGACCGCGCTGTTCGCGCTGACCGGCAGCCTGCTGGCCGGCGCTGTCGCGGCGGGCCACCTCGCGCTCATCGCGTTCGGCGCGCTGGGCTACTACCTCGACCGCCGCACGAGTTCGGTGCCGTTCCTCTTCCACGTCCCGCACTACTTCCTCGTGGGCCACTACAGCCTGGTCGTCGGCGTCTGGAACTTCCTCCGCGGGGAGAACATCGTGACGTGGAACACGATGAACGACTGACGCCGCGGGGGCATCGTTCTGGCGGCGCATCACTCGACCGGCCGTCATCTTGGGACGACCGCGATCCTGTAGCTCCGTGAATCAGTGGCCCCGCGGTCCGGCGCGGAGGGGAGTCGGTGGCGGCTACCTCACAGGCTCACAGCGTGATGTTCCTGGTCGTCTTCGTCGCGTGTCCGTCGCCGTCCTTCGCGCGAACGGTCACGTCGAGATCGCTGCCGACGGGGAACTGGAAGAGGTCCCACCCGGATGCGCCCGAACCCTTCACGTCGGTAACCGAGAAGTTCATGTCGAGGTCGTTCTCCACGACTGAAACCTCGACCGTGTCGAGGTTGCCGTCGGGGTCCGAGACCGACCAGTTGACTGAGAACATCCGGTTGTCGCCCAGCGTCTCGCTCTTCGAGATCTTGACGTTGTCCACCGCCGGTCCGGCGGTGAGTTCGTCGACGCTCACTTCGCGGTCGCCGTACCGGATCGTCCACTTCGACTCGTCGATGCCCGTGAGCGACGTGACCGTCCCGTCGACGAGGTAGGAGTCCCCGTAGCCGTTTCCGGTCGCGCCCGAGACCGTCATCGTCCCGTCGCCGTTGTCCGTGATGTTGTCGTTGTTTCGCTCCGCGGACATGTCGCCCGCGTTCAGCTGTTTGCTGACGTTCCCGTCGACGGTGAACTGATACTGGGTCGTCGACATGTTCTGCCCCGAGACGAGTTCGAGGACAGTCCCGTCGGGCTGCGAGTCGGTCGGGCTCGTGGTCGAACTCGACGCGGAGATGTCGGGCCTGTGCGTCCGGCTGAGCGCCCACCGATCCACGAAGATAGCCTGGTCCTTCGGGGAGGGAGCGTTCCCGCCGAATCGGACGTCGAACGTGTAGTTGACGCCGATCGAGAGGTCCTCTGTGAAGCGCATTCCGGACTTGTCGACCGCGAGCTGGTCGTCGACCCACATCTTCAACTCGCCGTCGCTGTTGGCGCTCCCGCCGCTCGTCGAGTTCAGCTTGATGTACTGGTGAATCTTCACCCACTCGCCGCGCGGGACTGTCTTGGCGTGGAAGTAGTCGCCGTACTGCCCGTCCATGTCCATGTGATAGCAGTAGTAGCCGACGCCGACGCCGCCGCTCCGCTCGGTGAACCCGCCGCGGGCCGACCAGCCGTTCTCGCCGGTCGACGGGTCGCCGCCCTTGCCGCCACCGGGTTCGGTGTTGCAGGGACCGGGGAGCTTCGAGACGTTGCCGTCCGCCTGGAAGTCGGAGGAGAACCGGACCCAGTAACTCGCGTACAGTTCGGTGACCTGGGAGTTGACGTCGCCAGCCTTGACCGGGTCGTAGGTGGTGGAAATGCCGTAGTGGCTGCCCTCGGGGAGGTCGAGGCGCAGTGCGGGGGTATCGAACTTGCTCGGGTCGGAGACGAGGGTCTCGTGCTCGCCCTGCCGCCACGTGCTCGTGAAGTTGTTCTCGTAGTCTTTCGTCGCGAAGTTCTCGTACAGGAGCAGATCCTGGGGGGAGGGAGCGGCACTCGCGGTGCCGGCAGCGCTCGCCCCGGCTACGGACGCCGCTGCCGCACCGGCCAGCCGGAGGTAGCCGCGCCGGTCGAGTAGAGAGGTCTCTTCGTCGCGTTCGCGTGCCGTCGTGTCGCGTGCCATGCGTTTTTCAATGCTCTCTCTACATACTATAAGTGTTCTGGTCGAGGTTCAATACCTCGTTACCGCAACAGATGCAGGCGGTAATGGCCGATTACTCGGCCGTCGTCGTCTCGGAACCCGGCGGGACGACCTTGTGGACGCTGCCGCCGGACCACGATCCGCTCCCTAGGACGTAGAGTTCACCGTCAGGGTCGCGGCCGAATCCGAAGCACCGGTTGTCGAGATACTCGCGGTCCTCTTCGGCGATCTGGACGACTCCTTTCGGCCAGGGCCCCTCGCCGTCCTGCGGTCGCGCGACGAACAGTTCGCCCTGCGCGTTCCAGTCGCCGAACAGGTAGACGCCCTCCATCTCGGGCATCGCCGACCCGCGGTACACCTCGCCGCCGATTACCGAGATTCCACTGACGCCCTCGCCCTCGCCCTCGTGGGGGTACTCAATCACCGGGTCGATGAGGGGTTCGCCGCCCCGGACGTCGTCGGGCGTGCTGTCCGGACACTCGTCGGCCCTAAAGCAGTGGGTCGCCTCCTTGACGTTCCAGCCGTAGTTGCCGCCCTTCTCGATCACGTCGACCTCCTCGTACCGGCTCTCGCCCACGTCACCGGCGATGAGGGTCTCGCCGTCGAACGCCATCCGGAACGGATTCCGGAGCCCCCACGCCCAGTGCTCGTCGAGCCCCTCCTCGCCGACCAGCGGGTTGTCGTCGGGAATCGCGTACCCCTTGTCGCCTTCCTGGTCGTCGACGTCGATGCGCAGGATGCTCCCGAGCAGGTTCTCGGTGACGTCCTGGCCGTTGCCGCCCTCCACCTCGTCGTACCAGTCCGACGCCGCGCCCAGCCCCTGGTCGTCGCCGCTCGTCCCGTCGCCGACGGCGACGTAGAGGTAGCCGTCCGGGCCGAATTCGATCGCGCCGGCGTTGTGGTGGCCGTCGGGTTCGGGTATCTCGAGGATGGTCCGCTCGGTGTCGCGGTCGACCGAGCGGCCGTCGTCGCTGACCTCGAACTCCGAGAGGACGAACGTGTGATTGTAGTCGTCGGGCGTTCCCTCCCGGGGCGGCGCGCTGTACCGGACGAACATCCGACGGTTCTCGGCGAACTCCGGGTGGAGCGCCAAGCCGAGCAGCCCGCTTTCGTTGCCGACGACGACGGTGTCGGTCATGTCGAGGAAGGTCTCGTCGGGGACGCCGTCCGGTCCGTGTATCTGGACGAAGCCCTTCTGGTCGGCGATGTACCGCAGGTCGGCGTCGGGGGCGAACGCGATCTCCAGCGGGGTGTTGAAGGCCCCGCTGAGCGGTTCGAGCCCGATGGTGTCCGGGAGGTCGGCGTCCGACGCTCCGCCGGTAGTCGTGTCACTGTCGGTCGTTGTCTGACCGGAGGACCGTCTCGACGAACCGGCACAGCCTGCGAGCCCGACTGCCGCTCCGCTCCCCACGATTCTCAGCAGATCCCGTCGGCTCGGGGTCGATGCCATAACCGCAATACTACGGTGAATACCTAAGAGTTCCGTTCGGTTTCGAGTCACCTCCGCATGCCGAAATGTCGGCCGAGCGCGTCGGGTCGAGTCACTCGCCTCGAACGCGGACGGGAGGACGGTCGAGGAGTTCGTCGAGGACCGGGTCGTACGCCTCGAACAGCGAGTCCCACGAGTACTGTCGGCCGAGTTCTCGCCCGTTCGACGACAGCGACTCGCGCAGTTCATTGGACTCCGCCAGCGTCTCGATGGCGTCGGCGAACTCGTCCCACGAGTCGCGTATCAGCGCCGTCTCGCCGTCCGTCAGCGGGAGCCCCTGGGCTCCGACGTCGGTCGTGACCACGGGGAGTCCCGCCGCGAGATAATCGAGCATCTTCAGTTTCGTCCCGGAGCCGAGCGTGAGCGGGCAGATCGCTACGTCGGCGGCCGCGAGCGCGCCCGCGAGGTCCTCGACGTACCCCGGCGCGTGGACGTTGTCGCGAGCCGCGTCCGGCGGGTCGCGCCCGACCAGGAGGAACTCCACGTCGGGCAGCGCCGGCGCCAGTTCGTCGCGGACGACGTCGCCCGCCACCTCGTTGGGGTCGTAATCGAACGCGCCGACGAAGAGACAGACGGTCGCGTCGTCGGGAATCCGGAACTGCTTGCGAATGCGGTCGGGGTCGCCGCCCGCGTCGATCGTCTCGAAGTCGGTGCCGTTCGGGATGGTCTTGACGACGGTGTCGTCGGGCAACCGGAACCCCTCGGCGTCGTCCGGCGACTGGAACACCACCGCGTCGGCGGCGTCGATGCCCCACTGCTCGAAGCGCCGGAGGTTCTCGACCGCCCGTCGCCGGACGACCCCCGGAATCGGCCGGAGCCCGAGCTGCTGGTCGACGAGGTCGTACATCGCGTTGTGCTTGTTGAGGAGCAGTCGGGCGTCGTAGCGGTCCGCGAGCCGGACGCCGGCCCGGAGCATCTGGGGGTTCTCGCAGCAGATCACGTCGAACTCCCGGTCGAGCCGCTCGCACCGCCGGACGGTCCGCTCGGCCTGGAACCGGTCGTATCGGTTGTCGGCGTCCGCGGCGAACGAGGCGTACCAGGCGTAGATGCGCGTCAGCTTGCGGTCCAGGAACGGGTTGTCCGTATCGACGGCCCGGACTCCCGGATGGTCGACGTCTGCGTCGTCGGGGTGGACGAGCGCGACCGACCCGAACTCCGCCAGCTTCTTGGCGGTCTCCCAGATCCGGACCTCCTCGCCGTTCGACGGCGGGTGGAGGTCGCCCCGGTGGAGCTGAAGGATATCTACGTCACCGGCCATCGCGGTCACCTCCCGTACCTGGCCCAGGTTCCCCGCGGGCGGTCTGCTCGGACTGGACGTCCGCGTCTGCCGCACCGGACGCCGCCTCGCAGTCGACGGCACGTACCCCCTCGTCGACGATGCACCGGACCGCATCGTAGAGCCGGGACGCGACCGCTTCGGGGTCGTTCTCGGCCTCCACCTGCCGCCGGGCGTTCCGGCCGAGGCGATCGCGCTCGGCCGGGTCGTCGAGCAGTGACGATACGGTCTCCCAGACATCGGCCGGGTCGGCTGGGTCGACGAACATTCCGGACGTCCCGTCGTCGATCTGCTCGGCGATGCCGTACGCCGGGTTCGTAACGATAGGTAGCTCGGCCGCCTTGGCCTCCAGGATGACGTTGGGGTAGCCGTCGATGTACGAAACGTACAGGAACACGTCCGCGGTCCGGTAGAGCCCCGCGACGTCCTCCACGAATCCGGGCGCGCGGATCCGGTCCCGGACGTCGCCCGCCAGGGCGTCGAGGTCCTCCAGGAGTCGCTTGTGGTACCGCCCGTCGCCGGCGATGACGTACGTCAGGTTCTCGCGCCGGCGTAGCATCGGGACTGCGGCGTCGAGCAGTTCGCTGACGCCCTCGTACTTCCCGCGGAAGTTCAGGTTCGTGACGGTCAGCAGCCGTCGTTCCGATCCGTCCGCGGGGATGTCCCCGACCCCAGAGACGGCGTCCGAGTCGGAGTCGACGGTGGACGCGGCCGCCGTATCGGAATCCGCCTCCGAGTCCGCGTCCGCCGGCGGGGCGTACTCGTCCACCGAGACAGGGTTCGGGACCGAGATCACGCGGTCGGCCGGACAGCCGGTCTGCCGGCGGACGACGTCGTCGAGCGCGGCCGACACCGGGACGAAGCCGTCGGCCCCGCGGAAGATCGCCCGGGTCAGCAGCGCGAACGGAAGGTGGGCCGCGAGCGAGTGCCACTCGCCGTTTTCTACCTGCTCGCGGGCGGTCTCGCGGTGCTGCCGGAAGATGTCGCCGTTCTGCCTAATCAGCACCGGCACGCCGTGGTACCGGCCGAGCAGCGATCCGACGGTCCCGATCAGCCCCGACCCGTTGTAGACCAGGACCGCGTCGGCGTCCCGGCACTCAATGCGCCGGCTGGCGCGTCGCAGGGCCGAGAGGTAGGCACGGGGTCCCTCGTCCGGGTCGACCGCTACCAGCGAGGCGCGTTCGTCCAGCGCTTCGAAGGGGTCGCGCATCTCGTCGACGCGCATGTCGACCAGGCCGAGGACGTGGAACGAGTCCCCGTTAGGCGTCACCTGTCGCTCGTCGGCTGTCGTGCGCATCTGGTCGGCCCTCATTCGTTCGACCCTCGCTCGTGGAGCCGCTCCATGTGGGTCTTCACCGAGTGGAGGATGACGCTGGTGAACGAGAGCAGCGAGCCGAGGAACGTGCCGAAGATGCAGAGCAGTACCAGCCCGACCGGGAGCGTCCCGCTCTCGACGTAGTTCAGGACCGCCCAGTAACCGACGCC
This region of Halorussus rarus genomic DNA includes:
- a CDS encoding glycosyltransferase family 4 protein; translation: MRADQMRTTADERQVTPNGDSFHVLGLVDMRVDEMRDPFEALDERASLVAVDPDEGPRAYLSALRRASRRIECRDADAVLVYNGSGLIGTVGSLLGRYHGVPVLIRQNGDIFRQHRETAREQVENGEWHSLAAHLPFALLTRAIFRGADGFVPVSAALDDVVRRQTGCPADRVISVPNPVSVDEYAPPADADSEADSDTAAASTVDSDSDAVSGVGDIPADGSERRLLTVTNLNFRGKYEGVSELLDAAVPMLRRRENLTYVIAGDGRYHKRLLEDLDALAGDVRDRIRAPGFVEDVAGLYRTADVFLYVSYIDGYPNVILEAKAAELPIVTNPAYGIAEQIDDGTSGMFVDPADPADVWETVSSLLDDPAERDRLGRNARRQVEAENDPEAVASRLYDAVRCIVDEGVRAVDCEAASGAADADVQSEQTARGEPGPGTGGDRDGR
- a CDS encoding glycosyltransferase family 4 protein, with amino-acid sequence MAGDVDILQLHRGDLHPPSNGEEVRIWETAKKLAEFGSVALVHPDDADVDHPGVRAVDTDNPFLDRKLTRIYAWYASFAADADNRYDRFQAERTVRRCERLDREFDVICCENPQMLRAGVRLADRYDARLLLNKHNAMYDLVDQQLGLRPIPGVVRRRAVENLRRFEQWGIDAADAVVFQSPDDAEGFRLPDDTVVKTIPNGTDFETIDAGGDPDRIRKQFRIPDDATVCLFVGAFDYDPNEVAGDVVRDELAPALPDVEFLLVGRDPPDAARDNVHAPGYVEDLAGALAAADVAICPLTLGSGTKLKMLDYLAAGLPVVTTDVGAQGLPLTDGETALIRDSWDEFADAIETLAESNELRESLSSNGRELGRQYSWDSLFEAYDPVLDELLDRPPVRVRGE
- a CDS encoding PQQ-dependent sugar dehydrogenase, with the translated sequence MASTPSRRDLLRIVGSGAAVGLAGCAGSSRRSSGQTTTDSDTTTGGASDADLPDTIGLEPLSGAFNTPLEIAFAPDADLRYIADQKGFVQIHGPDGVPDETFLDMTDTVVVGNESGLLGLALHPEFAENRRMFVRYSAPPREGTPDDYNHTFVLSEFEVSDDGRSVDRDTERTILEIPEPDGHHNAGAIEFGPDGYLYVAVGDGTSGDDQGLGAASDWYDEVEGGNGQDVTENLLGSILRIDVDDQEGDKGYAIPDDNPLVGEEGLDEHWAWGLRNPFRMAFDGETLIAGDVGESRYEEVDVIEKGGNYGWNVKEATHCFRADECPDSTPDDVRGGEPLIDPVIEYPHEGEGEGVSGISVIGGEVYRGSAMPEMEGVYLFGDWNAQGELFVARPQDGEGPWPKGVVQIAEEDREYLDNRCFGFGRDPDGELYVLGSGSWSGGSVHKVVPPGSETTTAE
- a CDS encoding glycosyltransferase family 2 protein — its product is MTPVAIALLAVLAVSVFLIAYAYFLYPAALWTATRFVSSSRPTLDTDDADLPTVSLVVAAYNEEDVIAEKVENSLELDYPEEKLEIVVFSDASSDRTDDIVRSYADEGVRLERIEGRVGKTECQNQVAEMVDGDVLVFSDANCMYEPDAIRRLLARFDDGVGCVVGELRHTRTEDDVEGESLYWRYTRLVKRLETKLGSVVKGNGAIYAVRNEDYVPLPADAMSDFGEPLAVRENGRTVKYAHDAVARERTAGSVEAEQSRKTRMATRSWHTMAQHLGLLNPLRYGWFSLKVFSDTVLWWSTPFLSATAFLSATALFALTGSLLAGAVAAGHLALIAFGALGYYLDRRTSSVPFLFHVPHYFLVGHYSLVVGVWNFLRGENIVTWNTMND
- a CDS encoding polysaccharide lyase, whose translation is MARDTTARERDEETSLLDRRGYLRLAGAAAASVAGASAAGTASAAPSPQDLLLYENFATKDYENNFTSTWRQGEHETLVSDPSKFDTPALRLDLPEGSHYGISTTYDPVKAGDVNSQVTELYASYWVRFSSDFQADGNVSKLPGPCNTEPGGGKGGDPSTGENGWSARGGFTERSGGVGVGYYCYHMDMDGQYGDYFHAKTVPRGEWVKIHQYIKLNSTSGGSANSDGELKMWVDDQLAVDKSGMRFTEDLSIGVNYTFDVRFGGNAPSPKDQAIFVDRWALSRTHRPDISASSSTTSPTDSQPDGTVLELVSGQNMSTTQYQFTVDGNVSKQLNAGDMSAERNNDNITDNGDGTMTVSGATGNGYGDSYLVDGTVTSLTGIDESKWTIRYGDREVSVDELTAGPAVDNVKISKSETLGDNRMFSVNWSVSDPDGNLDTVEVSVVENDLDMNFSVTDVKGSGASGWDLFQFPVGSDLDVTVRAKDGDGHATKTTRNITL
- a CDS encoding carboxylate--amine ligase; translated protein: MKSVVVSAVDVPSSFVALRSLHRRGVHTVAVSERESPEVFCSRYCDEAVRVPSPCRSAVAYKDALLDLAARDDVQTILPFREEDVYVLSRYRDEFAEHIATPFPDFETLCRVQDRMALFDVAADIGVAIPETELLTDCDDWSRPSIVKGRYTILADAFRESTAAPEAKPVRNNGDEPVEGLRQPPATSYLPPGRRPNVEALCDAAGHVPLIQEYMPDTDEYSFCAMYDSGEALATFQHRQIRGFHYSGGTSSFRKSVDEPALEAAGLALLDELEWHGPADVEFKRDPTTGEFKLMEINPRFWSSVPFAVQAGADFPLYYWLVATGRSDLVDPGYEVGIGGHLLMGEVSYLLSVLREDVPLVDRPSMPEALASVLTSFVRYPRFDYLDTSDPCPAVRYAYNTVREAFRRRV
- a CDS encoding glucosamine inositolphosphorylceramide transferase family protein: MPGRPRPVRRASWAVGEFVHRDLADRLGAARNGRFETLPPAGEKAIRPGHLTADDGRRPFRPRPDEAADNPVLTAADVDDYGDAEFVADPFLFAADGVWHLFFEVFNRDRRPTGVVGHATSDAGRSWTYDRVVLRDEVHLAFPYVFEWAGDYYMVPDRWDRKDPASIRLFRTDSLPDGWAPVSTIVDPGRQLADCVVFRWDDRWWALLGSDDGRYELCAYYADDLLADEWTPHRENPVVSGRPEGARPGGRPIVGDDRILVFFQDCAAQYGDKVRAYDVETLTPEAYADRERPESPILEGTGGPLGWNSGRMHHVDPWYTGEGWLCAVDGNVGFGDWLFGPDHWSVGIYRA